The genomic region CTGTACACGATAACATTGGTTCTATGTTCTCTAAATGATTATTAGTTAGAGAATCTGACCATTCCTGATCAACATTTACATTGATGGTTGCCAAATTTGAAGCGTACACAAAGGTGCTTCTTCCATGATCCTTTGCAGAATACTTAAACTTTTTACCAGACGGTGTAATCAATTCAGTTTTTCCATAATAAATCCCAGCTGTATACAACTGGTTGTTTTGAATGCTGGTATGCTGAATAAGAGACCAACTTTTATCTGACTGAATATCTTTCTGAGTTGAAACTAAACTATCTCCCAACCATACACTTGAAAAACTGGTATGATCTTTTGAAGTAATTGAATCTATATTCGGATTATTAAAATCCAAAGTTCGATCAAAAGTTCCAGAAATATAGGTTACTCCTTTTTGATCCAATGCGATACCTACTCCTTCACAATCATTACCATAGTCTTTATTTTTATAAAAATTGGCAAAGTCAGTATCTCCATTAGGCATAAATGCACAATAGAAAAAGCTATTGGTTGAAGTGTGATTAAATTTTGTTTTATTTACTGGTGAAACTCCTTTAGATATAGAACATTCATAGGAATAAGAACCTGTAACAAATATTTTCCCTTTCTCATTAGTTGTCACCGCTTTTAAACGTTGGTGATTTCTTCCTCCAAATTGAACTAGCCACGCTAACGAATCTTTTGAGGTATACTTTGCTAAATAAGCATCATGTGAATCATAATAGCCATCATTTGTTAAAGAATCCTTTGAAGTAAACCCTATGGAACCTTTGAATGGGCCATATAGTAATACATTATCTTGATGATCAATATGAATTTGCGGTGGCTTTGAGGAATCCCATTCCTTTTCTCGGTATCGCAATGGAATCTTTTTAATGAGCTTCCCTGCTTTATCCAATTTATAAATGGAGATTCTATTTTTCTTATTCATGGGTCCAGCTATAGAATCTAGAATATGCGCCCCTTCTTTTAGCGTTCCTGTATGATAAAAAGACCAATAAATTTCTCCTTTACTATTCACCTCTAGATCTCCAGATTGCCCAAAGATTTCATGATAAGCTTTTGCCCAAATACAATCTCCTTTAGGAGAGTACCTCGCTAAAAATAAAAATTGAGTTTGGTGTAACTTACCTTTGGGTTTAGGGAAGCCCAGTTTAATTGTTTTCTTTTTAATAGAAGGGAATGTCCCCACACCATCAAAAAAACCAGCAACTAACAGATCTCCATTAGGAGCGATTGTCATGGTATTAATTCGACCATCGTAAGCACTTTCAAAATCTAGTCCCCAAATGGCTTTACCCTTTTTATCTAATTTGATAATTGCTCTAGAGACATGTCTTCCGTAGGTAAACTTCTTTTTTAGCTCTGGAACTGTTAACTCCATTGAGTAATTAATCCCGACGTAAGCATTTCCTTTTGGATCAACAGCCATATCCCCTAAATCGGTGGTATTATAGCCATCAAAAATAAAATTCCACTTCGCTTCAGTCTTCGATTGAGCGTATCCAAAACCTGTTAATATTATACAACTAATAAAAACAGGTAATCGATTTATTTTACTCAATAAAGTCATGAATTTATACACGATTTACCTCCCAAGCTTTCACTTCACTTGATGGAGAGTAATCTGGTTTAATCTCATTAGCATCAACAAAATAATTGGCCATTATTGCTGCCACTTCTTTTTCATCTTTAGTTGAATTATCCATTACTTCTGGGGATTGAAAATAGTGTTTTACAAAATGAGTATCAAAATTTCCAGAAGTAAACGCTTCATGGTTGATTGCGTATTTACAGAAATCTAAGGTCGTTTCGATCCCAACAATATCATAATCTTCTATTGCTTTAGTCATTTTACGAATGGCCTCTTCTCTTGTTGGAGCATAGGTGATCAACTTAGCAATCATAGGGTCATAATAGATTGGAATTTCCATACCTTCTTCAAACCCATCGTCAACTCTAACCCCTTCACCTGTTGGCCTTTTATAGACTTCTAATGTACCTATGTCTGGCAAGAAATTATTTTTAGGATCTTCAGCATACACACGAATTTCTAATGCATGCCCATTGATTTTTAAATCCTCCTGTGTAAAGCTTAATTTTTCACCTCGAGCAACTTTGATTTGTTCTTCAACTAAATCCACTCCCGTAATCATTTCTGTTACAGGGTGCTCAACTTGTAAACGGGTATTCATTTCTAAAAAGAAATATTCTCCATTTTCATATAAAAACTCTACCGTTCCAGCTCCAACATAATTACATGCTTTAGCTACCTGACAAGCAGATTCTCCCATTGCGGCTCTTAATTCAGGTGTTAACACCGCTGACGGTGCTTCCTCTACCACTTTTTGGTGTCTTCTTTGAATAGAACACTCTCTCTCAAACAAATGCACTGTGTTACCATGTTTATCTGCTAAAACCTGAATTTCAATGTGGCGTGGTGATCCTACATAACGTTCAATAAATACCGCTCCATTACCAAATGCTTTTTCTGC from Flavobacteriales bacterium harbors:
- a CDS encoding T9SS type A sorting domain-containing protein is translated as MSKINRLPVFISCIILTGFGYAQSKTEAKWNFIFDGYNTTDLGDMAVDPKGNAYVGINYSMELTVPELKKKFTYGRHVSRAIIKLDKKGKAIWGLDFESAYDGRINTMTIAPNGDLLVAGFFDGVGTFPSIKKKTIKLGFPKPKGKLHQTQFLFLARYSPKGDCIWAKAYHEIFGQSGDLEVNSKGEIYWSFYHTGTLKEGAHILDSIAGPMNKKNRISIYKLDKAGKLIKKIPLRYREKEWDSSKPPQIHIDHQDNVLLYGPFKGSIGFTSKDSLTNDGYYDSHDAYLAKYTSKDSLAWLVQFGGRNHQRLKAVTTNEKGKIFVTGSYSYECSISKGVSPVNKTKFNHTSTNSFFYCAFMPNGDTDFANFYKNKDYGNDCEGVGIALDQKGVTYISGTFDRTLDFNNPNIDSITSKDHTSFSSVWLGDSLVSTQKDIQSDKSWSLIQHTSIQNNQLYTAGIYYGKTELITPSGKKFKYSAKDHGRSTFVYASNLATINVNVDQEWSDSLTNNHLENIEPMLSCTDPSKVDSTTWHPIEKDSVATINAPCGVHLENVKAILYPNPTQRLTTLKIGGIKGKIEVNIISESGQLLYSQQVIDIENQQQLDFDLGNSAPGVYYFLVKQDNFKKVLRLVKTN
- the accC gene encoding acetyl-CoA carboxylase biotin carboxylase subunit, yielding MKKILVANRGEIALRVMRSCRKMGIQSVAIYSEADANAPFVKYADEAVCVGPPPSNESYLLGDNIIQICKELNVDGIHPGYGFLSENAEFTRKVTEAGITFIGPSPESMEVMGDKLSAKQAVKAYGIPMVPGLDEAIEDIEAAKKIADDIGYPILIKASAGGGGKGMRIVDNREEFEEQMNLAVSEAEKAFGNGAVFIERYVGSPRHIEIQVLADKHGNTVHLFERECSIQRRHQKVVEEAPSAVLTPELRAAMGESACQVAKACNYVGAGTVEFLYENGEYFFLEMNTRLQVEHPVTEMITGVDLVEEQIKVARGEKLSFTQEDLKINGHALEIRVYAEDPKNNFLPDIGTLEVYKRPTGEGVRVDDGFEEGMEIPIYYDPMIAKLITYAPTREEAIRKMTKAIEDYDIVGIETTLDFCKYAINHEAFTSGNFDTHFVKHYFQSPEVMDNSTKDEKEVAAIMANYFVDANEIKPDYSPSSEVKAWEVNRV